CGAGTTGGCCAGTTTATCTGTTTAATGGAATACAGTAGTGttccttcaaaaaaaaaaagatatctAGTACAAAATGCAAAatcatttttattttttatttttcatcTTTGTTCATTCCAGTTTTTGGATTTTGTGTATTGCCGTTTACTTAATCAATAGAGATGGATTAGAAATAACAGAAGATGAGATGCGAGTCGACCCTGGAAGCGAGACACAACTTTGAGGTAGATGTGAGGTTCGTGCTCCATGCATTGACGCTTCTCGTTGGTGACAGTTGACACTCCTTGCATTGACTTTCATGTTGGTGCAGGGTTGATACTTCTCGTTGGTTTGGAGTTGACACTTCATTCGTGAGTCGTGACGCTTTGCATTGGTGTAGAGTTGACACCCACTTTGAGGCTTCCACTAGGATACAATCTTCCATGTGTTACGCTTGTTGTTAGTGTGGATGAACTTTTTGTTCATTGATGCTTCCTGTTGGTGTGGATTTGACGCTTCGTCTAGCATATGCGGAGTTGGTGCTTCATGTAGACGTGAAGATTTTGAACTAAGTTTTGAAAGTTCGGGCTGGTATGTTTTTGTGAGTATACGTTTGTTCCTAACTATCATTCTTTATTTCTAAGTTACTTGAGGGAAGCAACGTTTTTATAAGCTAAGAGTTTTGAGAAAAAGATCTAGACAACTACTATCTGACAGTCGGgaaataaggaggaggtggatggctTACCTCAGAGAAGGAAGATCGCTACAGATGCTTCAGCACTTTCTCCAAAATTAGCTGCAATCTCCAAATCTAATTGCCGACAATTTCTGTAGAATTATAAGCAGTTTCAGTGCCGCTGATCTGGGCACCTCATGCAGTGTTTATGGGACTTCCTATCTTACTTTCACTGGAATTTCCTGACACTCTTACGGTACTGGGGTTTTATTCATTAGGGTTTGCCTTAACGGACACAAAATGTATGACACGTGTGGTGGATCAATCGAAGCCATGACGGATACTTGTAGATTAGCCATTATCACAGAGCCGGATTATTTGGAACATGGGTACTCATGATCCCATATTAACTTTAGAATCAAAATAAATGCTAAATAAAGTCAGAAAAATAGGAAACAAAATTTTGCATATAGAGAATGTAGGTAggtatgtgtttgccaagtttgaaaCTTAAAATCGAATGTATTTAACTTACGTAAAAAAAAAGTACACAACGACCCATTCAAGTTCCGGGATTTCACCGTCCAAAATAGGCACCTTTTACGGTACCTTTTACCTCTCATGGTAGAGGGAGTGGTATGAATTACATTCGGCTTAGATTAAACGACGAGATTAGGCCCAAGCCCAACATCCGTAAGTTGCAGTTACAAAAAAAGGTGGGATGACCGCAATCGACCTGACATTCACACGACGCCACGGCCGCGTGTACGCGCACCCGGTAGGGACGGGGGAGGGGGGTCGTGTCCAATCGAGATGTTCGACATGTCGAGTTTGAGCAGAGTCCTGCGGCGGTGCACCATAGAGCCCTACGATCGTAAATATTTTTTTCTTCTTCCCGTTCGCTTCTCAACAACCTTGGTGGAGAATTAGTTCAAAAAAAACCCTGGTGGGCTGCACTCTACTCTCTCGACCATCAGCGCGATGAATCCGCTGATGTCCAACAGGTACCCGCCACCACCATCTGAGGACGGCACCGGCCGTCGCCCATGGACGCGAAGAAGGCGCTCAGCTCGGCCCCTTGTCGAAACACTAAAAGATCATCGATCTGCAGCTCGAATTTCCTGCTGCTGTTGCCGGTGCTGGACGACCTCTTCTGACCGGGCGCCAGGGCTCACCGCGTCGGACTGGCCGCAGAGCAGCGACAGCCCGAGCCTGAAGCTCCGATTGCACGTCAGTGGTCGAGCACACGGGCGCTAAGGCTGCTCTAATGAAGCCTGGACGGCCAGCGTCCAGGTGTGGCAGACTTGCAGACAAAGAATCATAAGCGTCGCGAGCGACTAACCCAAACATAGTTTTCTTAAGCTGATTAGTAACAAAAGTTTGTCTAATCAGTTCCGCTAAAAATTGGCTAAAACTCGATTGCTATAAACTCACACCTAACCGCAACTAAGAGGGCATTGATCATGTCGTCAGAAAGAGTAATAATCTTGAACGTTTGACAGCCCGTATTTGGACTCTCTTCGGATTTTGGGCCAGGCCCGTCCACGGCCTTTTTAGGTGGGGCGCCGAAATTTGTTAGTGGTATGAATCATACCTCTCATGTTTTTAGCAGTAGTATGAATTGTTGTAGGCCTTTGGGTGGATTAAAATGAATGGCTGCTACTCATTTAAGGGTACCATAAAACAACTCCCAAAATAACATATCTCTCTTTGATTTTGGAGGCCACATACATACGCATTTTCCTTGAAATATGGTACACATGATAAGTATCAAAGCTATATGCTCGTGCATGATTTATCTCAAAATATCCTAAGACTTATAAATACCATTTTCTTTGACCGGTTTGTAACCCGAGAACAGGAGTATCCGAGCCCATCCACCTACTATTGCTTTATTTATCAGAATTGCTAAATTTCACCTAGCTGAGACGTATCTTATGTCTCGGTCACGCTAGGGGCGGAGCTGGAGAGAACATCTCCCTGATGCACAGCTAAGTTTGAAGCCTTTTCTACTTGTATTTCTGCCTTGCTGATGCACGTTTTGCTGCCTAACCTGATGCACTGCCTCCCATTGAGCTTATAAGTAATAGTAAACAAATTTCTTACACTGATACATGTGCATCAGGGTCACTCCAAGCAGATCCGCCCCTGCGGTCACGCGCTGTACCATtatattttatttctttttgaaGATTCATATTTGTTGTTGTTTGCACTTTGTTTAGACCCGTATTAAAACACACAGATGTAATTTGACTGAGTTAAGTCTCAGTCGATTCAGCCTTTGAGACACCCTTTATTATGGGGCAGTTTTACTCACGGTTTAGCTTGAGACAGAATGATGGAATCTAACATTTTTTATGATAAATGGTAATTTGTGATTGTTACGTGCTTAGATTGAGACTTtttggcaaagaaaaataaaagagatggacactttttttttttgcgaatgggTATTGTATTAATCAAATACATGGGTTACAATCCTCAATACAGAGTTTAGGTATATCTTGAGGCCCCGAATTTAGCCAAACAGCTGTTCTAGCTTCCGAGCGGCCTATAGCGGCGAGAGCATGGCTAACAAAGTTCTGCTCCCGCCTAATATGCTCTACCTTAAACCCTACGCCGTCATGCATGAGACGCTTTATCTCCTTCAGCAAGAAAGTAACGTCTGAACGATCTCCAGTTTCAGACTTGATACGAGAGACACCTTCTAAACAGTCCATCTCGATAATGCATGGCAGAGTGCTCCATTGACGAGCTAAGGCGCATCCCTCCATACATGCTGCTAGCTCTGCCTCGAGGGGAGACGAGCAAGTCATCAGGTGTCGGTAAGCGGAGAAAATGATAGCACCTCCATCGTCCCTCAGAACCATGCCTGCGCCGCCCGTCTTTGAATCAGCATCAAATGATCCGTCCACATTCAGCTTCACCCAACCTTCAGGAGGCAACGTCCATCGCTTCACATGTTCTAGATGGGCTTCTTTCTTCTTAGACTGTGCCTGCATAGGATCAGCTGGAGCTTTCCCCTTGATGCAGTTTGCTTGCGGGTAGTACTTGATTGTAGTTATCGATTCCACGTAGCTGCATAAGAATCGTCGTGAAGCTTCAACTGATAGCGGTAATCTGATTGTAATGAAAAACGAATCAGTTGGCGATATGTTTTGGCACAGCCAGCGCAGCAAGATGCGTAAATTATTTCCGTTATTTTACTTGTCGACGATGCTGCCTCGTGATTGTCGTGCATAAAGACGACGCGGCGCCGCTTTGTCGTGGATCTTTATTTTACTTGTATATCCGCAATCGCCTCCGCGTCTCATCTCTTCTCATCACTCTACAAAAGGTGACCGCAGCTCCACCGCCCGACCACACACCCTCCAGCTCCGCAGCGCTCGCAGACTCCTTCCACCGATCGGTGTTTGATCTGATCTCTGCGAGCTGAAATTTTTGGATCCCGGTAATCTACTTGAAACTCGACTCTGATTTGAAGGCTCGATCTGTGAGCTGGAACTGCATGCAAGTTTGACGATGGAAGGAACCATTCCGATGTCCTCCAACACAAGGTACATACCTTTTTGGATCACCATGTTTTTCTTGCTGAATAGTCTGAACTTCAACGCCGGTATCACCATGTTTTTCGATTGCCGTTGCCAGGATCGCTGTGGTCACCGGCGGGAGCAAAGGGATCGGGCTAGAGGTGTGCAAGCAACTGGCGGCCAGCGGCATCACGGTCGTTCTGACAGCAAGGGACGAGACGAGGGGAACGGCGGCGGTGGAGCAGATCAAGCAGCTGGGGCACTCAGATGTCATATTTCATCAGCTGGACATCACGGATGCTTCCAGCGTCGCTCGGCTGTCCGATTTCCTGAAGAGCCATTTTGGGAAGCTTGACATCCTGGTATGTTTTTCCTCTTTTGAACAGTCTATCTGTCGCTATCTCCTAGTACCACGGAGGATCGCTTTAGAATCGCGCTACCCAACGTTTTCCTCGCAAATAATATATAGAGGAGTACTACAGTATGATTTTTGTATTGAGATCTCGGCCCACTCCGATTCGCAGGTGAATAACGCCGCGACTGACGGGATTGAGCATGTGATTGATCCAGTATATGGTGTCATGCCCGGTGGCGAAACGGTAGATTTCAACATGTAGTATTACtttttcattggttggcttgtgGCAAGAGGAAAGAAGACTGAACATTTTTCATTCCTCTCCGTGTGTATTCGTGCGACAGTTCGATGGCATGGATGCTCACCAGAGAACGGTATGGATGTGGAGCACCTGCCGAGAGACGCACGAGAAGGCAAAGCAGGGCGTGCAAACCAACTACTACGGCACAAAGCGGGTTACAGAAGCTCTCCTGCCCCTGCTCCAATCCTCGTCGGATGGAAGGATCGTCAATGTCTCTTCTAACTTCGGATTGCTAAGAGTAAGTACCATACATCACACTAAAATAAGTCTCACGGCCCCcaactacaagagatcataaattCCGGATTACGATTTTCCATTGCGCCCGCAGCTATTCAGGAGCGAGGACCTGAAGAATGAGCTGAACAACATCGACAACCTGACAGAGGAGAGGCTGGACGAGCTGCTGGACATGTTCCTGAAAGACTTCGAGGCCGGCGCGGTGGATGCGCGAGGGTGGCCGGCCGAGTTCTCGGCGTACAAGGTGGCCAAAGCTGCCATCAATGCCTACTCAAGGATCCTGGCAAAGAGGCACCCCGAGCTACGTATCAACTGCGCACACCCGGGCTACGTGAGGACAGACATCACGAGGAACTCAGGGATCCTCACACCGGAGGAGGGCGCCCGCAACATCACCAGCGTAGTGCTGTTGCCGGAAGATGGGCCGACCGGCGCGTACTTCCACGAGGGACCGCAGGCGTCTTTCGTGTGAAGACAtggaaaaaatacaaataattatTTATCAAGTACTACTATGGTGTACTCTTTATGACATCACTATGATATATATGTGTTTATTTAAGTTTATCCGATTCAATGTATACTATGTATCTTTATTATATATAACTAGTAAAAGtgtccgtgcgttgcaccgggtggACATGCATTCATATGCAATGGTGAGTTTTACGGGTATGCTGCTATTCTTGTCACACTAAGTGTTCAAAAGTGTTCGAAATTAGATTTTACGGTTCAAAAAGATAGAACTTTTTTACACCATTAAGAGCACGCAAATCTTCTTGATAGAAGTAAATGAAAAGTAAACTCATTTAAGAAGTAGGTGGATCAGCTAGAGCtgatagcacaaataataattgaccaAAGTTAATAGAACAAATAATGGCATGAATTCAAATGTAATATAGAAAAATCAAACGCCAATTGCTAAATTTTAGAGCAATGTGAGTGTTAAAATGGCACATGTGCCCAAGTACCAATTGCTGAAGCTCATGGTAAATGATACTCCATTGACGATTTTCCTCCGGATGTGCACCCGGTGCAACAAAGAGCACTTTGTCCTGTAAAATGATATCTCCTACTCCATTGATGATTTTACGGGAGTAGCCTAGCTTCAGAAAATAATTGATGATTTTCACCAAAAGACATCGAGCATTAACATATTGCTTCCAAAGGCTTCAGCAAGTTAGCTTGACAAAAGAATTAAACCCCTTCATCCGGATCCTGTGGAGTTGCAGTTTAGAATATATGCCACTGTCCAAGCATTGTATCCAGACTTGTCGTGAGAATACGGATTGAACAAGCAGCCAAGCAGGTGACCGTTGTATCATCCTTCTGAAGATAGACAAAACATGACGAGATTGTTGCTTGGCCCCTGCGAACCCTGCAGTGAGATACGTATCCTGTACTTGAGAGCAAGCTAGAAAGTAAGACGAAAACTTTACAAATCATAGATACCCAGCTCTTCCAGATGGAATTAGCAAGACGAAAACGTTCCTTACTCTTCTTGTTGCTGGATTATGCGCATAGGAGCTTGACGTTCACCTATGACGCGCAAATGTGTCTTGACTATTCTCCTGAATCCTAGTAATCACAACCCATAGCCTGAAGTGCTGAAGCAGATCAAGAAGAGATTACCAACAATGTCTAGTACTCCATCTCTGACAACAGGAGAAATCAAGGTTGACCCACGCCTTCTATATGATCCATCTAAAGTTTCCATCAATGACCATAAACACCCCTGAACCCTGCACGTTAACCACTTAATATAGTCCTCTCAAGATCGGAACACCGTCACTGTAGAAGACGGTCGGGAAATCGCCGGATCTCCGATTTCCGACGAGGTAGAGCTTGCCAGGCGTGGCCCCGCTCTCGCCCTGCCTATGGCGTTCACGTCTATTCTTCCGCGACTGATGAGGCCGCGAGCCCGATGCGTCCCTGCGGTGCCTACAACGTTCGGTCGGTCGGTCCCGCTGCTGTTTGCGCTTCCACGAGCATGGCGGCGCCCATTCAGCGGAAGCCGCATCATCGCGGAATCAAAGGCACGCAAATAAGGCGAACGCTCAATTCGGCGTCCGGACGAAATTAACGTTTGGAGGAGGTCCCTTTTGCAGCCACGTCTCTCAAACGCGACCTCCAAACAAAAAAGCAAGTGTAAAAATCGTGTTCGGCGTCCTTGATAGAGCCTCTATACATAGGGGATGGACTAGAGACGCCGGACAATATTTGGGGCACATCCGGACCGAAGCGGCCTTTGGGGCACGCGACTAGgacgttttttttttgtttggagGACGCTTTGGTGAACGCGACTGAAGATACTCTAAAATCGGTCGTTTCCGCGCCGTCCGAGGATCGAGATCCGATGTCCAGAATTAGTTTAAATGTAGTTTTACATTTACCACCCTCCCTTTTCTGGAAATCAACCCGCAGATACTCTACTTTAAAACGACAGAGCAACCCTAATGTGAAGAATATTGCAACAAAAATCCTCTCTCCAGTGTACAAAAAAATATACTATTACAATATAATTGACGTAATATTTTACAAAAGTATTGTTACAGAAAAGTTTAAAGAGCAATATTTTACAACAGATTTGGTTACAACAAAAATCAtcaataaaatttaaaaaattcaCCAATATATTTACAAAAAACATACTATTACAATAAAAAGTATCTGTACAACAAATCACCaatatatttacaacaataattaacAATAAAAATCAATAAAAAATTTGGGCGTTGACAACAATAGTCCAAcactaaaaaattcacatgtcaaAAATATATTTACAACAAAGCATCAATATATTAACAAAAAAACCAAAAAGTTGATGTTTACAACAATATTAACAATGATTCGAACAAGGAACACCAATTTCAGCACTAATCATTATATGTACCGTACTTACATTTACAACAAGCTATCAATATATTTACAATAATAATTaacaataaaaacaacttttattatTTGGGTGTTTACAATAATATTCAGTTTTCCATGCAAGAAGTATCTTTACAACAAATCAGTAACATGTTTACAACAATAGTTAATAACAAAAAACAATAAATAATTTAGGCATTTACAGCAAATAGTTGGCAACAGTTTTAATAGGACAACAACAATTCCCATGTCAAAACTATATTTACAACAAATCACCAATATATTTACAATAAATAATTAACAACAAAACAATAAAAAATACCGTATCCGCATCCCCACACCACCTTGGCCATTTCCTCTCCTCTGATATCTCCTACGCCGGCGGCATCTCCGTCGTTGACAACACTCACCGGGGGTCGCTCGCCGGGGGGAGCAGGGGCCGCTCACCGGGAGGAGCAGAGGCTGCTCGCCGGGGAGAGGCAGAGGCGGCATGCTCGCCGGGCGGCGCACTCACCGGGGGAGGAACAGGGGCTCCCGCGGGAGGAGAAGGGCGTGAGGCTCGCCGGGAGGAGCAGGGGCCGCTCGCCGGGAGGAGCAGGGGCTCCCGCGGGAGGAGAAGGGCGTGAGGTTCGCCGGGCGTCGCTCGCCGGGGGGAGCAGGGGCCGCTCGCCGGGGAGAAGCAGAGGCGGCATGCTAGCCGGGCGGTGCACTCGCTGGGGGAGGAACAGTGGCTCCCGGGGGAGGAGAAGGCGTGAGGCTCGCCGGGGGACGAGCAAGGCGGCGTGCTCGTTTGGGAGGAGCTGCGAAGGCGcgcactgataacccacaagtataggggatcgcaacagtcttcgagggaagtaaaacctaaatttatttattcgacacaaggggaggtaaagaatacttataagccttaacaactgagttgtcaattcaactgcacctggaaaagcactagtaacaggggtgatgtgaaagcagcagtaatatgagagcaatagtaacagtagcacatcagcagtaacagtaacacagaggcaatgacaccagaaaatagttgatactacttccaatgacatatagaacgagtatatgatgataagagatggaccggggttcccagctatctacactagtggtaactctcaaataacaagtaacaagtgttgggtgaacaaattacagttgggcaattgataggattgaaatagcattaagacagaacatcaagattattaatcatgtaggcatgttttccatatatagtcatacgtgctcgcaatgagaaacttgcataacatcttttgtcctaccagccggtggtagccgggcctcaagagaatctactggcgattaaggtactccttttaatagagcaccggagcaaagcattaacacttggtgaaaacatgtgatcctcatacctacgccttcccctccagttatcccagttgccgtcactctggggcctcgggttccggacatagacatgtgcaaacaacttgtagatacaatctaagcaataattatagagcttaaatctaagatcatgccactcgtgcactagtgacaagcattaaacacaacaagattgcagcaacaataacttcacaaacttatatagatagactaatcataatgtaacaatccatcggatcccaacaaacacaacaccgattacatcagatggatctcaatcatgtaaggcagctcatgagatcattgtattgaagtacatgggagagagagtaccaactagctacagctagaacccgtagtccatgggggaactactcacggagcatgatggaggcggtggcgtcgatggagatgacttccgggggcacttccccgtcccggcggcgtgccggaacagagattctgtcccccgaaacggagtttcacaatggcggcggcgctcctggagtctttctggagtttcgtcaattggtatcgaggttttaggtcgcgagggactttataggcgaagaggcggagtcggaggggccacggggccccctccccataggctggcgcggccagggggccacccgcgccgccatatggtgtgggccccctgctgcccgcctccgactctccttcggtgttctggaacctttcggggaaaataagatatttggtctttgtttcgtcgaattccgagaatattgcccgaacagcctttctggaacaaaaaacagcagaaaacaggaactggcactttggcatcttgttaataggttagtgtcagaaaatgcataaaaacattataaagtgtgagcaaaacatgtaggtattgtcataaaactagcatggaacctcagaaattatagatacgttggagacgtatcaagcatccccaagcttagttcctactcgccctcgagtaggtaaacgataaaaagaataatttctgtagtgacatgctacttacataatcttgatcatactattgtaaagcatatgagatgaaagaagtgactcaaggcaacgatctatagtttgctaacaaataaataacatatagcaaaacttttcatgaatagtactttcaagacaagcatccaaaagtcttgcataagagttaactcataaagcaataaattcttaataagaggtttgaagtaacacagaggaagatttaagtttcagcaattgctttcaacttcaacatgcatacctcatggatatttgtcaacacaaagtaatataataagtgcaataagtaagcatgtaagaatcaatgcacagttgacacgagtgtttgcttctaagatggaaagaagtaggtaaactgactcaacataaagtaaaagaaaggcccttcgtagagggaagcagggattaaatcatgtgctagagctttttaagttttgaaatcataaagagagcataaaagtaaagttttgagaggtgtttgttgttgtcaacgaatggtagcgggtactctaactaccttatcaaccagactttcaagagcggctcccatgaaggacgttatctctaccagcaaggtagatcatccctcttctcttttgtttacacatgtattttagttttatttatggatgacactcctcccaaccttttgcttacacaagccatggctaaccgaatcctcgggtgccttccaacattcgcataccatggaggagtgtctatttgcaaaattaagttgcttactgatagatcagggcaaaacatgtgaagagaattattagtgaaagttgtaattaattggggctgggaaccccgttgccagctctttttgcaaaattattggataagcggatgagccactagtccatcgatgaaagtctgtcagaagtaaatgacaagatcgaaagataaacaccacatacttcctcatgagctataaaacattgacacaaataagagataatagcttttgaattatttaaaagtaacacatgaagtatttgcttgaaatggcaggaaataccacatagtaggtagatatggtggatacaaatggcataggttttggctcaaggttttggatgcacgagaagcattccctctcagtacaaggctttggctagcaaggttgtttgaagcaaacacaagtatgaaccggtacagcaaaacttacataagaacaaattgcaagcattataagactctacactgtcttccttgttgctcaaacacttttaccagaaaatatctagaccttagagagaccaatcacgcaaaccaaatttcaacaagctctacggtagttctccactaataggtttaaactacatgatgcaagagcttaaacatgatctacttgagagctcaaaacaattgccaagtatcaaattattcaagacaatatgaggcattttctgtttccaaccaaatatcgatAAGTGcaacggttttcaactccgccatgaacattaaaaataaaacaaagaacactagtgttcatatgaaaaagcagagcgtgtatctctcccatacaaggattgctaggatccgaatttattcaaacacaaacaaaaataaaaacaaacagacgctccaagtaaagaacatatgatgtgactgaataaaaatatagtttcactagaagtgacctgataagttgttgatgaagaaggggatgccttgggcatccccaagcttagacgcttgagtcttcttgaaatatgcagggatgaaccacgggggcatccccaagcttagacttttcactcttcttgatcatatatcatcctcctctcttgacccttgaaaacttctgtcacaccaaacttctcataaacttcattagaggggttagtactcaaaaaactttaatccactttagtcctgtagtgacacattgcaagaactcaataaaacattagctacagctctccacgtctagaaagccttacttaaagttcacaagagacaatgcaaaaaacagagacagaatttttaagaggtacttacgttgctcaaatcagcaaactcaaaactaatgaaagctgcttacatatctgaggaacacgcatgaaaattggtagatttttctgagtttcctacagagatacctactcaaattcgtgacagatagaaatctgtttctgcgcagaaatccaaatctagcatcaaccttctattagagacttaacttggcacaacaatgcaataaaataaagataaggagaggttgctacagtagtaacaacttccaagacacaacaaaatagtagcaaaataaagacatgggttatctcccaagaagtgctttctttatagccattaagatgggctcagcaattttaatgatgctcacataaggatgagagttgaagcaaaagagagcatcaaaaagcaagttaaaAACACAttaaagtctaacccacttcctatgcataggaatcttgtacacaaataaattcatgaagaacaaagtgacaagcatagcaagataaaacaagagtaacttcaaaattttcagcatatagagaggtgttttaataccatgcaaatttctacaaccatattttcctctctcataataatttttagtagcttcatgaataaactcaacattataactatcacatacaacatGCTATTCATGATCTACaatcacataatttttatcaagctcaaaaataatgggattaaaactttcaaacccacttttatcaataatataacaagatgattgatcaatctcagaaGATataggactcctagataaagtcaagacttctccaatcccattttcattagtagtataattaatattatcaagtaacatgggaccatcatctagagctttatcataaacatttgctaagcaaaactctttagtaccaggcatttcgatatcaggcacagacaaagcattatcataagatttatcaaaatagcatggattatcatagataacagtagcataattattctcacaagttttactcatagggaatattgcaagagaatccacaggaacataacattcatcctcctttggtaagcatggaggacaatcaaatagtgtaagagataaagagttactctcattagaaggttggcatgggtagctaatccattcttcctccttttgttcatcactctcctcctctttttcatccaatgagctttcaggttcatcaatttcctcctctttttcatccaatgagctttcaggttcatcaatttcttctttcacaggttcctgcaaattgtgagtgcattcttgtgcattaatgagtctctctttataatcaatgatataaggattatcactgtaaccttctatgcaaaaattaaggatagaagagacataatctttaaggttcttacaagcaatacaagtttcataatttttagacatgaaggattcgatctcaaaagctccc
This region of Lolium perenne isolate Kyuss_39 chromosome 2, Kyuss_2.0, whole genome shotgun sequence genomic DNA includes:
- the LOC127335721 gene encoding salutaridine reductase, translated to MEGTIPMSSNTRIAVVTGGSKGIGLEVCKQLAASGITVVLTARDETRGTAAVEQIKQLGHSDVIFHQLDITDASSVARLSDFLKSHFGKLDILVNNAATDGIEHVIDPVYGVMPGGETFDGMDAHQRTVWMWSTCRETHEKAKQGVQTNYYGTKRVTEALLPLLQSSSDGRIVNVSSNFGLLRLFRSEDLKNELNNIDNLTEERLDELLDMFLKDFEAGAVDARGWPAEFSAYKVAKAAINAYSRILAKRHPELRINCAHPGYVRTDITRNSGILTPEEGARNITSVVLLPEDGPTGAYFHEGPQASFV